TAAACGAACCTATAAGATTTTCATTTGGATTTAGGGAGGTTAGAGCTAATAGCAATAGTAAAAATGCTATTCCAAGGCCCGAGGAAGTTTCTAGAGAGCTCACTGCTTTCTTCCTGAATCTCTTTCTAACCTTCCTATACCCATGGGAAGTTATCAAAAGTATTACCGCGACGGCAAGTATAACCCCGGCCTGAAATCCTCCTCCAGGAGAGTATGCTCCATAAAGCATTAGATAGGCCGCATAGGTTACCAGGAAAGGGGCTACGAGTTTACTCGTGGTTCTCGCTATTAAGCTCATTTTCAC
This Pyrococcus horikoshii OT3 DNA region includes the following protein-coding sequences:
- a CDS encoding Na(+)/H(+) antiporter subunit B, whose protein sequence is MKMSLIARTTSKLVAPFLVTYAAYLMLYGAYSPGGGFQAGVILAVAVILLITSHGYRKVRKRFRKKAVSSLETSSGLGIAFLLLLLALTSLNPNENLIGSFNILAGIKVGAAFVLIFYSLIAFLERD